The Mycolicibacterium smegmatis genome has a window encoding:
- a CDS encoding GntR family transcriptional regulator yields the protein MPFEPVQRPAGLSDLAYEQLRSRILDGDFPAEGRMSVVSIAEQLKMSRSPVRAAVERLVTEGLLVVTAVGIELAQLDHVDLIDGLRVRSRLEGLAARLTTDRLTDADLDRLRENLTQFDTAVRGGDTVAARKLDLEFHSTIRDRCGNGLLIENLRRVQARVIVATYMTAWVPAHEVVIDEHRTILKAFEARDADAAEHAAIEHLERLIERVVHHFGGPDGTVGTSSSVR from the coding sequence GTGCCCTTCGAACCAGTGCAGCGCCCGGCCGGCCTCAGCGATCTGGCCTATGAGCAGCTCCGTTCCCGCATTCTCGACGGCGACTTCCCGGCCGAAGGCCGGATGAGCGTGGTGTCGATCGCCGAACAACTGAAGATGAGCCGTAGTCCCGTCAGGGCCGCGGTCGAGCGTCTGGTGACCGAGGGTTTGCTGGTCGTGACCGCGGTGGGAATCGAACTCGCGCAACTCGACCACGTCGACCTGATCGACGGTCTGCGGGTGCGGTCCCGGCTGGAGGGACTCGCTGCGAGGCTCACCACCGACCGCCTGACGGACGCCGATCTGGATCGTCTGCGCGAGAACCTGACCCAGTTCGACACGGCCGTGCGAGGCGGTGACACAGTCGCTGCGCGCAAGTTGGATCTCGAATTCCACAGCACCATCCGCGACAGATGCGGCAACGGCCTGCTCATCGAGAATCTGCGACGTGTGCAGGCCCGGGTGATCGTGGCGACTTATATGACCGCCTGGGTCCCGGCGCATGAGGTCGTGATCGACGAACACCGCACGATCCTCAAGGCTTTCGAAGCGCGCGACGCCGACGCCGCCGAGCATGCCGCGATCGAGCATCTCGAGCGCCTCATCGAGCGGGTCGTCCACCACTTCGGCGGCCCCGACGGGACAGTCGGAACCAGCTCGTCCGTCCGCTAG
- a CDS encoding TetR/AcrR family transcriptional regulator — MEGQDASRHTRRDAARNRRRILEAARVLADKGKPLQLNVVAQHAQVGVGTVYRHFPTPEALVDALAADQFAFLIEEVDTAPRTLQGLRSFLKATLMVFVQDHTFASALINPVTDEVQTQRGRLLDGIRTLVKGTVAADRLALLALAPSDIMLLLCGVGFAVRHTPNRDDPALLDRYLKALLDGILPRHAGCGTPAAGH; from the coding sequence TTGGAAGGTCAGGACGCCTCGCGACATACGCGCAGAGACGCTGCGCGTAATCGCCGCCGCATTCTCGAAGCGGCGCGCGTGCTCGCGGACAAGGGCAAACCACTACAACTCAACGTCGTCGCACAACACGCACAGGTCGGTGTGGGCACCGTCTACCGCCACTTCCCCACCCCGGAAGCGCTTGTCGACGCACTCGCCGCAGACCAGTTCGCTTTTCTCATCGAGGAAGTCGACACCGCGCCCCGCACACTGCAGGGCCTCCGGAGCTTCCTCAAGGCCACCTTGATGGTGTTCGTTCAGGACCACACCTTTGCGAGCGCCCTGATCAATCCTGTCACTGACGAGGTTCAGACCCAGCGTGGGCGTCTTCTCGACGGAATTCGCACGCTGGTCAAGGGAACTGTCGCCGCCGACCGTTTGGCGTTGCTGGCGCTTGCGCCCTCTGACATCATGCTGTTGCTCTGCGGCGTCGGCTTCGCCGTTCGCCACACCCCCAACCGAGACGACCCGGCCTTGCTCGACCGCTACCTGAAGGCCTTGCTCGACGGGATACTTCCTCGGCATGCCGGGTGCGGCACACCGGCGGCCGGACACTGA
- a CDS encoding TetR/AcrR family transcriptional regulator yields the protein MALCSTTAPVDLRSDGKRNRDRILEVARHHIAERRLELPMNVIAREAGVGVGTVYRHFPTRQSLLETVAADGFGEITTISRRAAHEPDPAKSLRKLLGGSVKCLHRYPGLAPVLESQTFACSETVEMAASVGRSVEAVLKKARKAGLVRAGVSGDDLRWLILGVHHAASINIAGSGRHTRYLTIVMDGLRRPAVADR from the coding sequence ATGGCATTGTGCAGTACGACCGCGCCGGTCGACCTGCGGAGCGACGGTAAACGCAATCGGGACCGCATTCTCGAAGTGGCCCGCCACCACATCGCCGAGCGTCGCCTCGAGCTACCGATGAACGTCATCGCCCGCGAAGCCGGTGTTGGCGTGGGCACGGTGTATCGACACTTCCCCACCCGTCAGTCACTGTTGGAAACCGTTGCGGCCGATGGCTTCGGTGAGATCACGACGATCTCACGCAGAGCCGCTCACGAGCCCGATCCAGCCAAGTCACTCCGCAAACTTCTCGGTGGATCCGTGAAGTGCCTACACCGGTATCCCGGACTGGCACCCGTTCTGGAATCCCAGACGTTCGCATGTTCGGAAACTGTCGAGATGGCCGCCAGCGTAGGCCGATCCGTCGAGGCGGTCCTGAAGAAGGCGCGCAAAGCCGGGCTGGTGCGGGCCGGCGTGTCCGGCGACGACTTGCGCTGGCTGATCCTCGGCGTCCACCACGCGGCCTCGATCAACATCGCGGGGTCGGGACGCCACACCCGCTATCTCACGATCGTGATGGACGGCCTTCGCCGGCCGGCGGTCGCAGACAGGTAA
- a CDS encoding lactate 2-monooxygenase: MSNWGDYENEIYGQGLVGVAPTLPMSYADWEAHAQQALPPGVLSYVAGGSGDEHTQRANVEAFKHWGLMPRMLMAATERDLSVELWGKTWAAPMFFAPIGVIALCAQDGHGDAASAQASARTGVPYITSTLAVSSLEDIRKHAGDTPAYFQLYYPEDRDLAESFIRRAEEAGYDGLVITLDTWIFGWRPRDLTISNFPFLRGLCLTNYVTDPVFQKKFKAHSGVEAEGLRDNPRLAADFWHGLFGHSVTWEDIDWVRSITKMPVILKGIQHPDDARRAVDSGVDGIYCSNHGGRQANGGLPALDCLPEVVKASGDTPVLFDSGIRTGADVVKALAMGASAVGIGRPYAWGAALGGSKGIEHVARSLLAEADLIMAVDGYRNLKELTIDALRPTR, translated from the coding sequence ATGTCCAATTGGGGTGACTACGAGAATGAAATCTATGGTCAGGGGCTGGTGGGCGTTGCTCCTACTCTTCCCATGTCTTATGCCGACTGGGAAGCTCACGCTCAGCAGGCGCTTCCGCCGGGAGTGTTGTCCTACGTGGCCGGCGGTTCCGGTGACGAGCACACCCAGCGCGCCAACGTGGAGGCCTTCAAGCATTGGGGGTTGATGCCCCGGATGCTCATGGCGGCCACCGAACGCGACCTGTCGGTGGAGCTGTGGGGCAAGACGTGGGCGGCGCCGATGTTCTTCGCTCCCATCGGGGTCATCGCGCTGTGCGCGCAGGACGGCCATGGTGACGCGGCCAGCGCGCAGGCCAGCGCCCGTACGGGGGTGCCGTACATCACGTCGACGCTGGCCGTGAGCTCGCTGGAGGACATCCGCAAGCATGCCGGTGACACGCCGGCGTACTTCCAGCTGTATTACCCGGAAGACCGCGACCTTGCCGAGAGCTTCATCCGCCGAGCAGAGGAAGCCGGCTACGACGGTCTGGTGATCACGCTGGACACCTGGATCTTCGGTTGGCGGCCAAGGGATCTCACGATCTCGAACTTCCCGTTCCTGCGCGGGTTGTGCCTGACCAACTATGTCACCGATCCGGTGTTCCAGAAGAAGTTCAAGGCGCATTCGGGTGTCGAGGCAGAGGGTCTGCGCGACAACCCGAGGCTGGCGGCCGACTTCTGGCACGGCCTGTTCGGGCATTCGGTGACGTGGGAGGACATCGATTGGGTGCGGTCGATCACCAAGATGCCCGTCATCCTGAAGGGCATCCAGCATCCCGATGATGCGCGTCGCGCAGTGGACAGCGGTGTCGACGGCATCTATTGCTCGAACCACGGCGGGCGCCAGGCCAACGGTGGTCTCCCGGCGCTGGATTGCCTGCCCGAGGTCGTCAAGGCCTCCGGTGACACACCGGTGTTGTTCGATTCCGGGATCCGTACGGGCGCAGACGTTGTCAAGGCGCTCGCGATGGGTGCGTCGGCCGTGGGCATCGGGCGTCCGTACGCGTGGGGCGCCGCGCTGGGAGGCTCCAAGGGCATCGAACATGTCGCTCGGTCACTACTGGCCGAGGCGGACCTCATCATGGCCGTCGACGGGTACCGCAACCTGAAGGAATTGACGATCGACGCTCTGCGTCCCACCCGCTGA
- the poxB gene encoding ubiquinone-dependent pyruvate dehydrogenase, translating into MITVADHIVSVLRISGVRRVYGLPGDSLNGFTDAIRRSGEISWEHVRHEETAAFAAAADAGLTGQLAVCAGSCGPGNLHLINGLFDAQRSRVPVLAIAAHIPRSEIGSQYFQETHPQELFGECSVYCELVSTPEMAPRILAMAMRAAVEDNGVAVVVIPGEIFLQRIPEQPVRPISATRSVLCPDEASLQRAADMLNAAERVTILGGAGVAGAHDALVQLAATLQAPVVHALRGKEFIEYDNPFDVGMTGLLGFASGYKAIKEADTLLMLGTDFPYQQFYPENATVIQVDVRGAHLGRRTPIDLGLRGTVGDTLAALQPLLRPKHDREHLDRALRHYRKTRASLDALAVNDRDRTPIRPEYLAGLIDRLAAADAVFTCDVGSPVVWAARYLSMNGRRRLLGSFNHGTMANALPHAIGAQSAYRGRQVIALAGDGGLTMLFGELVTLIQNRLPVKVIVFNNSSLNFVELEMKAAGIVTFGTDLQNPDFAAVATAMGIYGRRVTEPADLEDVLKEAFAHDGPAVIDVHTARQELSIPPAITIEQAKGFSLYAIRTILAGRSDELLDLITTNVARRILD; encoded by the coding sequence GTGATAACTGTCGCTGATCACATCGTCTCGGTTTTGCGAATTAGCGGGGTGCGTCGTGTGTACGGGCTTCCGGGGGACAGTCTCAATGGGTTCACTGATGCGATTCGTCGTAGTGGTGAGATCAGTTGGGAGCATGTGCGTCATGAGGAGACCGCGGCGTTCGCTGCGGCGGCGGATGCGGGGTTGACCGGGCAGTTGGCGGTGTGTGCGGGCTCGTGTGGTCCGGGGAATCTCCATCTGATCAACGGGTTGTTCGACGCGCAGCGCTCGCGGGTGCCGGTGCTGGCGATCGCCGCGCACATCCCGCGCAGCGAGATCGGTTCGCAGTATTTCCAGGAGACCCACCCGCAAGAGTTGTTCGGTGAGTGCAGTGTCTATTGCGAGTTGGTGAGCACTCCGGAGATGGCGCCGCGCATCCTGGCGATGGCGATGCGTGCCGCGGTCGAGGACAACGGGGTGGCCGTGGTGGTCATCCCCGGTGAGATCTTCTTGCAACGGATTCCCGAACAACCGGTGCGGCCGATCAGCGCGACGCGGTCGGTGTTGTGTCCGGATGAGGCGTCGCTGCAGCGGGCGGCGGATATGTTGAATGCCGCCGAGCGGGTCACCATCCTCGGCGGCGCCGGGGTGGCCGGTGCCCACGACGCGCTGGTGCAGCTCGCCGCGACGCTGCAGGCGCCGGTGGTGCATGCGTTGCGGGGCAAGGAGTTCATCGAGTACGACAACCCGTTCGATGTGGGGATGACCGGGTTGTTGGGGTTCGCCTCGGGCTACAAGGCGATCAAAGAGGCCGACACGCTGTTGATGCTGGGCACCGATTTTCCGTATCAGCAGTTCTATCCGGAGAACGCCACGGTGATCCAGGTCGATGTGCGCGGGGCGCATCTGGGCCGGCGCACCCCGATCGATCTGGGGTTGCGCGGCACCGTCGGCGACACCCTGGCCGCTTTGCAACCGTTGTTGCGGCCCAAGCACGATCGCGAGCATCTGGATCGGGCGTTGCGCCACTACCGCAAGACCCGCGCGTCGTTGGATGCGTTGGCGGTCAACGATCGTGACCGCACCCCGATCCGCCCGGAATACCTCGCCGGGCTCATCGACCGCCTCGCCGCCGCGGATGCGGTGTTCACCTGTGATGTCGGCTCGCCGGTGGTGTGGGCCGCGCGCTATCTGTCGATGAACGGCCGGCGCCGGCTGCTCGGGTCGTTCAACCACGGCACCATGGCCAACGCGCTGCCGCACGCGATCGGCGCCCAAAGCGCCTACCGGGGTCGGCAGGTGATCGCGCTGGCCGGTGACGGCGGGTTGACCATGCTCTTCGGGGAGTTGGTCACCTTGATCCAGAACCGGTTGCCGGTCAAGGTGATCGTGTTCAACAACTCCTCGCTGAACTTCGTCGAGCTGGAGATGAAAGCCGCAGGCATCGTCACCTTCGGCACCGACCTGCAAAACCCCGACTTCGCCGCGGTGGCCACCGCGATGGGCATCTACGGCCGCCGCGTCACCGAACCCGCCGACCTCGAAGACGTCCTCAAAGAGGCCTTCGCCCACGACGGGCCCGCCGTCATCGACGTCCACACCGCCCGCCAAGAACTGTCCATCCCCCCAGCCATCACCATCGAACAAGCCAAAGGCTTCTCCCTCTACGCCATCCGCACCATCCTCGCCGGACGCAGCGACGAACTACTCGACCTCATCACCACCAACGTCGCCCGACGCATCCTCGACTGA
- a CDS encoding helix-turn-helix transcriptional regulator — translation MRRAERLYALVDLLRGSRKPLSAARIAEEFGVSKRTIERDIQSLQLAGVPIYADHGVSGGYSILREHSLPPLNLTVPESLAVLTGLGLLETSPYGAAARRARAKILAISREDQLAPIDEALASMFVIDAPSPSEAAVSLIPEAIAARRVVRLEYTSEDGETRTTRDVEAMGLLRGGDAWLFVGWCRLREGIRGFQLNRIRHLEITAEVFSERDPEVLEADLSRWPTRRLG, via the coding sequence GTGAGGAGAGCCGAACGGTTGTACGCGTTGGTTGATCTGCTGCGCGGATCGCGCAAACCGTTGTCGGCCGCCCGGATCGCCGAGGAGTTCGGGGTGTCGAAGCGCACGATCGAGCGCGACATTCAATCCCTTCAACTCGCCGGGGTGCCCATCTATGCCGACCATGGTGTGTCCGGCGGGTATTCGATTCTGCGGGAACATTCGCTGCCGCCGTTGAATCTGACTGTGCCGGAGTCGTTGGCGGTGCTCACGGGGCTCGGCTTGCTGGAGACCTCGCCGTACGGCGCCGCGGCGCGTCGGGCACGGGCGAAGATCCTCGCGATCAGCCGCGAGGATCAACTCGCGCCTATCGATGAGGCGCTGGCATCCATGTTCGTCATCGACGCCCCATCACCGTCCGAGGCGGCGGTCTCTTTGATCCCGGAGGCGATCGCCGCGCGCCGAGTCGTGCGGTTGGAATACACCTCCGAGGACGGCGAGACGCGCACCACCCGTGATGTGGAGGCGATGGGTCTGCTGCGCGGAGGCGACGCGTGGCTGTTCGTGGGATGGTGTCGGCTCCGCGAGGGCATCCGCGGATTTCAGCTCAACCGCATCCGGCACCTCGAGATCACCGCGGAGGTGTTCTCCGAACGGGATCCCGAGGTGCTTGAGGCGGATCTGTCGCGGTGGCCCACCCGCCGACTCGGATGA
- a CDS encoding nuclear transport factor 2 family protein, with the protein MDDNTNTLDINAAVADAALAVWLRMWNSDSRIARRICSDDFRIHFLISDSDGSNPGDDVLGAESFARFLERWRVRHPRVVFTEVSRAVDGAHGRMLWNVQDGEVAVGGIDVFDFTENGLIREVWSTTGTRTHSV; encoded by the coding sequence ATGGACGACAACACGAACACGCTGGACATCAACGCGGCTGTTGCCGATGCGGCACTCGCTGTGTGGCTGCGGATGTGGAACTCGGACAGCAGGATCGCACGTCGGATCTGCAGCGACGATTTCCGGATTCACTTCTTGATCTCCGATTCGGACGGGTCGAACCCGGGTGACGATGTACTCGGCGCAGAGAGCTTCGCCCGCTTTCTGGAACGGTGGCGCGTCCGCCACCCGAGAGTGGTGTTCACCGAGGTGTCGCGTGCCGTCGACGGCGCCCACGGGAGGATGTTGTGGAACGTGCAAGACGGGGAGGTTGCCGTGGGCGGGATCGACGTCTTCGACTTCACCGAGAACGGGCTGATCCGCGAGGTGTGGTCGACGACCGGGACACGAACACATTCGGTGTGA
- a CDS encoding amidase produces the protein MSTDIIYSDATGLAELIRSRQLSPVEVVQAHLDRIEAVNPKINAIVTVAERALAQARSAEAAVMRGDDLPPLHGVPFTVKDSIDTADVLTQRGSPIFAGRIPQTDAVSVARLKAAGAIVLAKTNLPEFSYSTETDNLLTGRSNNPWNLDRTPGGSSGGESAAIAAGLSPLGLGTDLAISVRGPAAQTGIAALKATHGRIPMTGVWPRVPRRFWHVGPMARTVRDLALAYELLAGPDGADAFAISPVRFDAGTAAVDSLRVGWLVEPGFGPIDAEVAATVRAAAEALSSIGLAVEPVRIPALERDFALDVFMRLHVMELKPAFAEATAGRGDEELFAISKRILATPDTSIQDFVEAEQAGERLRDGFADYFSRYDALLAPVLPVPAHEHRAKEFDINGQTVDATYIMGATVPFNVTGLPALSLRFGTSSAGLPINVQLISTWLAESTVLNLASLLESVSPVRNQHPGI, from the coding sequence GTGAGCACTGACATCATCTATTCCGACGCCACCGGACTCGCGGAGCTCATCCGCTCGCGTCAACTGTCACCCGTTGAGGTGGTGCAGGCGCACCTGGACCGCATCGAGGCGGTCAATCCCAAGATCAATGCGATCGTCACCGTGGCCGAAAGGGCGCTCGCCCAGGCAAGATCCGCCGAAGCCGCGGTCATGCGCGGCGACGATCTGCCGCCGCTCCACGGTGTGCCGTTCACCGTCAAGGATTCCATCGACACCGCCGACGTGCTGACGCAGCGAGGTTCGCCGATCTTCGCCGGACGCATCCCGCAGACCGACGCGGTCAGCGTGGCCCGACTGAAGGCGGCCGGTGCGATCGTGCTGGCCAAGACCAACTTGCCCGAGTTCTCCTATTCCACCGAGACCGACAACCTGCTCACGGGCCGATCGAACAACCCGTGGAATCTCGATCGCACCCCCGGTGGCTCCAGTGGCGGCGAATCGGCCGCGATCGCCGCCGGATTGTCGCCGCTGGGTCTGGGCACCGACCTGGCAATCTCGGTGCGAGGCCCCGCTGCCCAGACCGGAATTGCCGCTCTCAAGGCCACCCACGGCCGTATCCCGATGACCGGTGTCTGGCCCCGGGTACCGCGCCGTTTCTGGCACGTCGGTCCGATGGCGCGCACGGTCCGCGACCTCGCCCTGGCCTACGAGCTATTGGCCGGCCCCGACGGAGCCGATGCGTTCGCCATCAGCCCTGTCCGATTCGACGCGGGAACCGCTGCCGTTGATTCGCTGCGGGTCGGTTGGCTGGTCGAACCAGGGTTCGGGCCCATCGACGCCGAGGTCGCTGCGACCGTGCGCGCGGCGGCCGAGGCACTGAGCAGTATCGGCCTCGCCGTGGAACCGGTGCGCATCCCGGCATTGGAACGGGACTTCGCCCTCGATGTCTTCATGCGTCTGCACGTCATGGAACTCAAACCTGCCTTCGCCGAGGCCACTGCCGGACGCGGCGACGAGGAACTGTTCGCCATCTCCAAACGTATTCTGGCAACACCGGATACGTCCATACAGGACTTCGTCGAAGCCGAACAGGCCGGTGAACGTCTGCGCGACGGGTTCGCCGACTACTTCAGCCGCTACGACGCGCTGCTGGCCCCAGTCCTTCCCGTTCCTGCACACGAGCATCGCGCCAAGGAATTCGACATCAACGGCCAAACGGTGGACGCAACCTACATCATGGGCGCCACCGTGCCGTTCAACGTCACCGGGCTGCCGGCGCTGTCGCTACGTTTCGGCACCAGCAGCGCTGGGCTGCCGATCAATGTGCAACTGATCTCCACTTGGCTTGCAGAATCCACAGTTCTGAATCTGGCGTCCCTGCTCGAGTCGGTCAGTCCCGTTCGAAACCAGCATCCGGGCATCTGA
- a CDS encoding LysR family transcriptional regulator, giving the protein MTTLDITVLRTFVAVTAFGGVRRAAQALHLSPAAVSSHVRRLERELGCRLVTAQGRGIGLTIDGEELASRARMILQEHDDTVYALQRPRDDQLVVAASEHAAESLVPTVVSTLSEAYPDHEITLRLNRSERVRQLADDARADVGIMLTRSGHAGVKVAALPLQWFGTETARRDRIVLFARPCAIRDPATASLTGLPYRIVKEAVDLTCLLTAVRQGYGVTPLPRTGPLPEGLRHITDLPGIPSVNLYLTTSSRIDLHVRTALLEALRTAIQ; this is encoded by the coding sequence ATGACGACCCTCGACATCACCGTGCTTCGGACATTCGTCGCGGTGACCGCATTCGGCGGAGTGCGACGCGCCGCACAGGCGCTGCACCTGTCGCCTGCTGCCGTCAGCAGCCACGTCCGCCGCCTCGAACGTGAACTGGGATGCCGGCTGGTCACCGCTCAGGGTCGCGGTATCGGTCTGACCATCGACGGGGAGGAACTGGCCTCCCGGGCGCGAATGATCCTGCAGGAACACGACGACACCGTGTACGCGCTGCAACGACCCCGCGACGACCAGCTTGTCGTCGCCGCGAGTGAGCACGCCGCAGAGTCGCTGGTGCCCACGGTGGTCTCGACGTTGAGCGAGGCCTATCCCGACCACGAAATCACGCTGCGGCTCAACCGAAGTGAGCGTGTGCGTCAACTCGCCGACGACGCGCGTGCCGATGTCGGGATCATGCTCACCCGGTCCGGACACGCGGGAGTCAAGGTGGCCGCCCTGCCCCTGCAGTGGTTCGGCACGGAAACCGCCAGACGAGACCGCATCGTCCTGTTCGCGCGTCCCTGCGCCATCCGTGACCCGGCCACCGCGTCACTGACTGGTCTCCCCTACCGAATCGTCAAGGAGGCCGTGGATCTGACCTGCCTTCTCACCGCCGTGCGGCAGGGCTACGGAGTCACGCCGCTGCCACGCACCGGTCCCCTGCCCGAAGGTCTCCGTCACATCACCGATCTCCCCGGCATTCCCAGCGTGAACCTCTACCTGACCACCAGCAGCCGCATCGACCTGCACGTTCGCACCGCGCTACTCGAGGCGTTGCGCACCGCCATCCAGTGA
- a CDS encoding hydantoinase B/oxoprolinase family protein: protein MTVATTTRRRLDPVTFEVLKNAFVTSVDLMSEQILRTCYSFVIYSRDFSSALCDAQGNTVMQGSQDIAVHVGTLHFQCKAVLEEFSGDINPGDVFCVNDPYRGGTHLNDVSFIRPIFADNELIGFAQNKGHWADIGGSVPGSFDVTATEHFAEGLRITPVRIWHEGRFLGDVAKLLVANTRAPEISMGDLHAQAEATGVCEREIHRLVAKYGRETVVEAMAEVQDYVERIVRQRVADLPDGEWVTEDFLDSDPSKPEGMVPIRVKMTIKGDQLSYDLSGSAPAVASFLNCGYGTAFSGIVAGTKTFFPDVPLNSGLYAAITTDIGPEGTVVNAGWPVAVTGFCSGPYEKIMNAIFELWSGIMPERAIACSFNLEYLLVGGRDARGDDRPFFMWYDWMAGGWGGRSTKDGSTATAPVFGVGLAVQPCEGQERLTPVLTTKHAIIPDSGGPGLHRGGCGVTKGGTLTDCENTVMSYCCDRSRSVTWGIEGGLPSIPHGVWLNRGTAEEQFLGSVFSNVAVQAGDTFERPSAGGGGLGDPLRRAPEEVLEDVIDGYVTIAGAARDYGVVITPIDLEIDEYEIDRGATEALRTEIRAARRKWLDTDPEEVAERFRDGELDTFDLLRRYGVIVDWGTGELLPNTTKQFRDLLHVRAASHWD, encoded by the coding sequence GTGACCGTCGCAACCACCACCCGCCGGCGCCTCGACCCGGTCACCTTCGAGGTCCTCAAGAACGCGTTCGTGACGTCCGTCGACCTCATGAGTGAGCAGATCCTGCGCACCTGCTACTCGTTTGTCATCTACAGCCGCGACTTCTCGTCTGCGCTGTGCGACGCACAGGGCAACACCGTGATGCAGGGCAGCCAGGACATCGCGGTACACGTCGGAACACTGCACTTCCAGTGCAAGGCCGTGCTCGAGGAGTTCAGCGGTGACATCAATCCCGGTGACGTGTTCTGCGTCAACGACCCGTACCGTGGCGGTACGCACCTCAACGACGTCAGCTTCATCCGGCCGATCTTCGCCGACAATGAGTTGATCGGGTTCGCCCAGAACAAGGGCCACTGGGCCGATATCGGCGGCAGCGTGCCGGGGTCGTTCGACGTCACCGCCACCGAGCACTTCGCCGAAGGTCTGCGGATCACTCCTGTGCGCATCTGGCACGAGGGCCGGTTCCTCGGGGATGTCGCCAAGCTGCTGGTGGCCAACACACGCGCGCCGGAGATCAGCATGGGCGACCTGCACGCACAGGCCGAGGCAACCGGCGTGTGCGAGCGCGAGATTCACCGTCTGGTGGCCAAGTACGGTCGCGAGACGGTGGTCGAAGCGATGGCCGAGGTCCAGGACTACGTCGAGCGCATCGTCCGTCAGCGCGTCGCGGACCTTCCCGACGGCGAGTGGGTGACCGAGGATTTCCTCGATTCCGATCCCTCCAAACCCGAAGGGATGGTGCCGATCCGGGTCAAGATGACGATCAAGGGCGACCAGCTGAGCTACGACCTCTCCGGTAGCGCCCCGGCCGTTGCGAGCTTCCTCAACTGTGGCTACGGCACCGCCTTCTCGGGCATCGTCGCGGGGACCAAGACCTTCTTCCCCGACGTGCCGCTCAACTCGGGACTGTATGCCGCCATCACCACCGACATCGGACCCGAAGGCACCGTCGTCAACGCCGGATGGCCGGTGGCGGTGACCGGATTCTGTTCCGGCCCATACGAGAAGATCATGAACGCCATCTTCGAGTTGTGGTCGGGAATCATGCCCGAACGTGCGATCGCGTGCTCGTTCAACCTCGAGTACCTCCTCGTCGGCGGCCGTGACGCCCGTGGCGACGATCGTCCGTTCTTCATGTGGTACGACTGGATGGCAGGCGGCTGGGGAGGCCGCAGCACCAAGGACGGTTCCACGGCCACGGCACCCGTGTTCGGCGTGGGGCTGGCCGTCCAGCCGTGCGAGGGGCAGGAACGCCTGACGCCCGTGCTGACGACCAAGCACGCGATCATCCCTGACTCCGGCGGTCCAGGCTTGCACCGCGGGGGCTGCGGCGTGACCAAGGGCGGCACACTGACCGACTGCGAGAACACCGTCATGTCGTACTGCTGCGACCGCTCCCGCTCGGTCACCTGGGGTATCGAAGGTGGGCTGCCGTCCATCCCGCACGGCGTCTGGCTCAATCGTGGAACGGCCGAAGAACAGTTCCTCGGTTCGGTGTTCTCCAACGTTGCGGTGCAGGCGGGCGACACCTTCGAGCGGCCGTCGGCAGGCGGCGGCGGACTCGGTGACCCTCTCAGGCGTGCACCCGAAGAGGTCCTGGAGGACGTGATCGACGGATACGTGACCATCGCCGGCGCCGCGCGCGACTACGGCGTGGTGATCACGCCGATCGACCTGGAGATCGACGAGTACGAGATCGACCGTGGCGCAACCGAAGCGCTGCGCACTGAAATCAGGGCAGCGCGCAGGAAGTGGCTCGACACCGATCCCGAGGAGGTCGCCGAGCGGTTCCGCGACGGCGAGCTCGACACCTTCGATCTGCTGCGCCGCTACGGCGTCATCGTCGACTGGGGAACCGGCGAACTGCTGCCGAACACCACCAAACAGTTCCGCGACTTGCTCCACGTGCGTGCGGCTTCGCACTGGGACTGA